A region from the uncultured Campylobacter sp. genome encodes:
- a CDS encoding acyl-[ACP]--phospholipid O-acyltransferase, translated as MKSLLKINGFLPFLAIMFINASVDLGHKITIQNVLVKSADSGALIALTSLVNLLILLPYVFLFSASGYLNDKFSRTRITRICAKLGVALTALITLGYACGWFYFAFFMTILLAAQSAIYSPAKYGLIKKIVGAKNLGAANGLVQALTIIAILLSSLVFSVIFELFAVRSSDAGELMSSVWFIGIFLVAGSALETYYSYKIPFFDAAQPQAEFNKDDYLKLRYLRQNLNFVLKDKNVLLCTLGLSMFWAVSQLVIATFPAHYKSLSGSDNVMVIQVILALSAIGIALGSIFAGSYCKKHIELGIVPFGAFGLALALMVLANAHSVFWLGTASFFFGFSGGIFIVPLNAVIQFFTADERMGRVLAGSNFIQNIFMVLFLLIAIILVHFAVASGEIFVMAALCVLICGIFGAKYLPQLSVRILLIPFMKFGYQVHVDGIENIPQKGGVLLLGNHISWIDWAVVQLACPRGVRFVMHRSYYDLWYLKWFFKIFRVIPIGAGVSKSAIESIREALNAGEVVGLFPEGHISYNGRIDEFQGGFELAAHDTNSVIVPFYIRGLWGSTFSRASEHYKRTISQSGKNALRVSFGAPIEANSKAHEVKRAVTELSFFSWGKYLTSLKPLAYNWLNQAKRSPFKRVAVDSTGVSFTNLAMMSAVLILRKRLKSRISSEENVGIILPSSVIASAVNLTLFAMGKTSVNLNYTLSEENLIYCADKANIRTIISSRKFAEKLKSKGFELESSIGDRLVYLEDLSEGVSKNERIACALKSLLMPKILFRALYFKPHAIDDVATILFSSGSEGKPKGVVLTHKNIMANVRQISELINATEHDAILASLPIFHCFGLTVTTLFPLNDGILSIHVPDPTDAFSVGKMSAKYGATIMFGTSTFFRLYTKNKRLNPLMLGSIRLAIAGAEKLNENVRKEFKIKFGIEIYEGYGTTETAPVVSVNTPNVLEPDFFKELHFNREKSVGLPLAGTVIKITDPASLQPLPNGQEGLILIGGHQVMKEYYDEPAKTAEAIAQMDGVRYYKSGDIGYIDDDGFLFITDRLSRFAKIGGEMISLGAVESAVGEILGESAIYSCVNLKDEKKGEKIALLYVGEASEDEISRRLKDSALAPIMQPSVVKKVEQIPVLGSGKVNLKAVKDLAIELGL; from the coding sequence TTGAAATCTTTATTAAAAATCAACGGATTTTTGCCGTTTTTGGCGATTATGTTTATCAACGCAAGCGTCGATCTGGGCCATAAGATCACGATTCAAAACGTCCTTGTCAAAAGCGCCGATTCGGGCGCTCTCATCGCCCTTACCTCGCTTGTAAATTTGCTGATTTTACTGCCTTACGTATTTCTTTTTAGCGCCAGCGGCTATCTCAACGACAAATTCTCGCGCACCCGCATTACGCGGATCTGCGCGAAACTCGGCGTCGCGCTTACCGCGCTAATTACGCTAGGTTATGCGTGCGGGTGGTTTTATTTCGCATTTTTCATGACGATCCTGCTTGCGGCACAAAGCGCGATCTATTCGCCCGCCAAATACGGCCTGATTAAAAAGATCGTCGGCGCGAAAAATTTAGGCGCGGCAAACGGCCTCGTGCAGGCTCTTACCATCATCGCAATTCTGCTTTCATCTCTTGTTTTTTCGGTGATTTTCGAGCTGTTTGCAGTTCGCAGCAGCGACGCGGGCGAGCTGATGAGCTCGGTTTGGTTCATCGGCATATTTTTAGTCGCAGGCTCCGCGCTTGAAACATACTACTCGTATAAAATTCCATTCTTCGACGCCGCGCAGCCGCAGGCGGAATTTAATAAAGACGACTATCTTAAGCTTCGCTATCTAAGGCAAAATTTAAATTTTGTGCTAAAAGACAAAAACGTCCTGCTCTGTACGCTGGGACTTTCGATGTTTTGGGCGGTCTCGCAGCTCGTGATAGCGACCTTCCCGGCTCACTACAAGAGCCTTAGCGGCAGCGACAACGTAATGGTGATCCAGGTGATCTTAGCTCTTAGCGCGATTGGAATTGCATTAGGCTCGATCTTTGCTGGTAGCTACTGCAAAAAACATATCGAGCTCGGTATCGTGCCGTTCGGCGCATTTGGTCTTGCGCTCGCGCTAATGGTGCTAGCCAACGCGCACTCGGTATTTTGGCTCGGCACGGCGTCGTTTTTCTTCGGGTTTAGCGGAGGAATTTTCATCGTGCCGCTCAACGCCGTCATTCAGTTTTTCACCGCTGATGAGCGCATGGGGCGGGTGCTTGCGGGCTCAAATTTCATCCAAAATATCTTTATGGTGCTGTTTTTGCTCATCGCCATCATCTTGGTGCATTTTGCGGTCGCCAGCGGCGAAATTTTCGTTATGGCAGCACTGTGCGTGCTCATATGCGGGATCTTCGGCGCGAAATATCTGCCGCAGCTTTCCGTTAGAATTTTACTCATTCCGTTTATGAAATTCGGCTACCAAGTCCACGTAGACGGCATCGAAAACATCCCGCAAAAAGGCGGCGTGCTGCTTTTAGGCAACCATATCAGCTGGATCGATTGGGCGGTGGTACAGCTTGCCTGCCCGCGCGGGGTGCGCTTCGTGATGCATCGCAGCTACTATGATCTGTGGTATTTGAAGTGGTTTTTTAAAATTTTCCGCGTCATTCCGATCGGAGCGGGCGTGAGCAAAAGCGCGATCGAAAGCATTCGCGAGGCGCTAAATGCTGGCGAAGTGGTCGGGCTCTTCCCCGAGGGTCATATCAGCTACAACGGCCGCATAGACGAGTTTCAGGGCGGATTTGAGCTAGCCGCGCACGATACGAACTCCGTAATCGTGCCTTTTTATATCAGGGGGCTTTGGGGATCGACATTTTCGCGCGCCAGCGAGCATTATAAAAGAACGATCTCGCAAAGCGGCAAAAATGCACTTCGCGTAAGCTTCGGCGCGCCGATCGAGGCAAATTCCAAGGCGCACGAGGTAAAGCGGGCAGTAACGGAGCTGTCGTTTTTCAGCTGGGGCAAATATCTCACAAGCCTAAAGCCGCTTGCTTACAACTGGCTAAATCAAGCCAAAAGATCGCCTTTTAAGCGCGTGGCGGTCGATAGTACGGGAGTGAGCTTCACAAATTTAGCGATGATGAGCGCCGTTTTGATACTTCGCAAAAGGTTAAAGAGTCGCATAAGCAGCGAGGAAAACGTCGGTATCATTTTGCCTAGCTCGGTCATCGCAAGCGCCGTAAATTTAACGCTTTTTGCGATGGGCAAAACGAGCGTAAATTTAAACTACACCCTAAGCGAAGAAAATTTAATCTACTGCGCGGATAAAGCAAACATCCGCACGATCATCAGCTCGCGCAAATTCGCAGAAAAGCTCAAATCAAAGGGCTTTGAGCTGGAAAGCTCGATCGGCGATCGGCTCGTGTACCTTGAGGATCTAAGCGAGGGCGTCTCTAAAAACGAGCGCATAGCCTGCGCGCTAAAATCGCTGCTAATGCCTAAAATTTTATTTCGCGCGCTGTATTTTAAGCCGCATGCGATAGATGACGTAGCAACCATTTTATTTAGCAGCGGCAGCGAGGGGAAGCCCAAAGGCGTGGTTTTGACGCATAAAAATATAATGGCGAACGTCCGTCAAATTTCGGAGCTCATAAACGCCACCGAGCACGATGCGATTTTAGCGTCGCTACCGATCTTTCACTGCTTCGGGCTTACCGTAACGACGCTCTTTCCGCTAAACGACGGAATCTTAAGCATCCACGTGCCCGATCCTACGGACGCCTTTAGCGTCGGCAAGATGAGCGCAAAATACGGCGCTACGATAATGTTCGGCACGTCGACGTTTTTTAGGCTCTACACCAAAAATAAAAGGCTCAATCCTCTAATGTTGGGAAGCATTCGCCTAGCAATTGCGGGCGCGGAGAAGCTAAACGAAAACGTCCGCAAGGAATTTAAGATAAAATTCGGCATCGAAATTTACGAGGGCTACGGCACGACCGAGACTGCGCCGGTGGTGAGCGTAAATACGCCGAACGTCCTCGAGCCCGATTTTTTCAAAGAGCTTCACTTCAACCGCGAAAAGAGCGTCGGCTTACCGCTTGCGGGCACGGTCATAAAGATCACCGATCCCGCCTCGCTACAGCCGCTGCCAAACGGCCAGGAGGGGCTTATCTTAATCGGCGGACATCAGGTTATGAAGGAGTACTACGATGAGCCGGCAAAAACCGCTGAGGCGATCGCGCAGATGGACGGCGTGCGCTACTACAAAAGCGGCGACATCGGCTATATCGACGACGACGGGTTTTTATTTATCACCGACCGCCTTTCGCGCTTTGCCAAAATCGGTGGCGAGATGATAAGCCTGGGCGCGGTAGAGAGCGCCGTGGGCGAAATTTTAGGCGAAAGCGCGATCTATTCGTGCGTAAACTTAAAAGACGAGAAAAAGGGCGAGAAGATCGCTCTGCTTTACGTGGGCGAGGCGAGCGAGGATGAAATTTCGCGCCGCCTAAAGGACTCCGCGCTGGCGCCGATAATGCAGCCAAGCGTAGTGAAAAAGGTGGAGCAAATCCCGGTGCTCGGCAGCGGCAAGGTAAATCTCAAAGCGGTAAAGGATCTGGCGATAGAGCTCGGGCTGTAA
- the fldA gene encoding flavodoxin FldA: MVGIIFGSSMGNTEDAAKLISEKLGIENELKNVADIAPADLNKYTALIIGSSTWNDGELQDDWAGFDFSALDVSGKTVAIFGMGDSSSYSDAYCNAMRELYDNFKKAGANIVGAVPTDGYEFDESKAVVDGKFVGLALDNDNQSDLTESRIEAWVAQIAPSFK; the protein is encoded by the coding sequence ATGGTTGGAATTATTTTTGGAAGCTCGATGGGCAATACCGAGGACGCCGCGAAGCTAATCTCCGAAAAGCTAGGCATAGAAAACGAGCTAAAAAACGTTGCAGACATTGCGCCTGCAGATCTAAATAAATATACTGCGCTCATCATCGGCAGCTCTACATGGAACGACGGCGAGCTACAAGACGACTGGGCGGGCTTTGATTTCTCAGCCCTTGATGTCTCAGGCAAGACCGTCGCGATTTTTGGTATGGGCGATAGCTCAAGCTACAGCGACGCCTACTGCAACGCAATGCGTGAGCTATACGATAACTTCAAAAAAGCGGGTGCAAATATCGTAGGTGCAGTGCCTACCGACGGATATGAATTTGACGAGAGCAAGGCCGTAGTGGACGGCAAATTCGTTGGCCTCGCGCTAGACAACGACAATCAAAGCGACCTCACCGAGAGCCGCATCGAAGCGTGGGTAGCGCAGATCGCTCCATCTTTTAAATAG
- a CDS encoding DUF2325 domain-containing protein yields the protein MNVLVIGADEITPIKAVLKDLGASNIEHWDARNENRVNRKPIPQDTECVVMLTSFLNHNTMKKIKGEVKKRKIPLVCAKRSVSCVFCEYCKVFNLNQEFGCRPCEDD from the coding sequence ATGAACGTTTTGGTCATAGGAGCGGATGAGATTACGCCCATTAAGGCGGTTTTAAAGGACCTTGGCGCGAGTAACATCGAGCACTGGGATGCACGAAACGAAAATCGCGTAAATCGTAAGCCGATCCCGCAAGATACCGAGTGTGTCGTTATGCTTACGAGCTTTTTAAACCACAACACGATGAAAAAGATCAAAGGCGAAGTAAAAAAGCGCAAAATTCCGCTCGTATGCGCTAAAAGAAGCGTTAGCTGCGTATTTTGCGAATACTGTAAGGTTTTCAATTTAAATCAAGAATTCGGTTGCAGACCTTGCGAAGATGATTAA
- the nifJ gene encoding pyruvate:ferredoxin (flavodoxin) oxidoreductase, whose translation MAKVMKTMDGNEAAAYVSYAFTEVAGIYPITPSSPMADYTDIWASQGKKNLFGMPVKVVEMQSEGGAAGTVHGSLQAGALTTTYTASQGLLLKIPNMYKIAGQMLPGVIHVAARALAAQALSIFGDHQDVYACRQSGFAMLASDSVQEVMDLGGIAHLAAIKGRVPFLHFFDGFRTSHEIQKIEVMDYAEFDRLLDREAVRKFRADALNSEHPKTRGTAQNDDVYFQTRELTNKFYDALPDIVAEYMSEISKITGRSYAPFVYYGASDAQRVIVSMGSVNQALEEVVDHLNAKGEKVGVLKVHLYRPFSLKYLFAAMPKSVRKIAVLDRTKEPGSLGEPLYLDIKAAFYGREDAPLIVGGRYGLSSKDVDPAQLIAVYENLNANEPKNGFTIGIDDDVTHLSLPVGDKISLGYEDETECLFYGLGADGTVGANKNSVKIIGDKTDLYAQAYFAYDSKKSGGYTRSHLRFGKRPIRSTYLVSNPHFVACSVAAYLDIYDVIGGIREGGTFLLNSIWDAEQTAAKLPNKVKKILAARRVKFYILNATKLAREIGLGGRTNTIMQSAFFKLSGIIPFEQAQSYMKEYAKKTYAKKGEAIVAMNCDAIDRGADALVQVAIDPAWVNLKDDAAGADDKYKGDEFIEKIVKPINAARGDSLPVSAFLGHEDGGFDAGTTRFEKRGVGVTVPKWIEQNCIQCNQCAFVCPHAVIRAFLLDEKDEAAAPLNLKDHLLEAKGKELKGLKYKIQVSPLDCTGCALCAENCPSKEKSLVMVPLEEELEKGEQESADFLFEHVRYKDDLMDRSSVKGVGFARPYFEFHGACPGCGETPYITLITRLFGDHMIVANATGCSSIYGGSAPSMPYRKDENGRGVAWANSLFEDNAEFGLGMKIASETLRHKIEDLMLGSLSSVPNALKALYHDWIENRDDTLKSAQIRDRLVPLLEQNLDAPGVREILELKQYLNKKSQWIIGGDGWAYDIGYGGLDHVLATGEDVNVLVLDTEVYSNTGGQSSKASRRGSIAQFTAGGKAVQKKDLGQIAMTYGNIFVAQVNSNANQAATLKAIMAAEAYPGPSLIIAYSPCIAHGIKGGMGSSGDQAELASKCGYWPTYTFDPRLAAEGKNPLKISSKEPDWSLYEEFLLNEVRYNALKKIDPEHAGKLYEANKADAMRRYRQLKRLANADFGDEVASAGAASENA comes from the coding sequence ATGGCAAAAGTTATGAAAACGATGGACGGAAACGAGGCGGCGGCTTACGTCTCATACGCCTTCACCGAGGTTGCGGGCATCTATCCGATCACGCCTAGCTCGCCTATGGCGGATTACACCGATATTTGGGCGTCGCAGGGCAAGAAAAACCTCTTCGGCATGCCCGTTAAGGTAGTCGAGATGCAAAGCGAAGGCGGCGCGGCGGGCACCGTGCACGGCTCACTCCAAGCGGGCGCGCTTACGACGACGTACACCGCATCGCAGGGGCTTTTGCTAAAAATTCCAAACATGTACAAGATCGCAGGCCAGATGCTTCCGGGCGTCATTCACGTCGCGGCGCGCGCGCTTGCGGCGCAGGCGCTCTCCATCTTCGGCGATCATCAAGACGTCTACGCCTGTCGCCAAAGCGGCTTTGCGATGCTCGCAAGCGACAGCGTGCAGGAGGTGATGGATCTGGGCGGTATCGCGCATCTTGCGGCGATTAAGGGGCGAGTGCCGTTTTTGCACTTTTTCGACGGATTTCGCACGAGCCATGAAATTCAAAAGATCGAGGTGATGGACTATGCCGAGTTTGATCGCTTGCTCGATCGCGAGGCTGTGCGTAAATTTAGAGCTGACGCGCTAAACTCCGAACATCCTAAAACTCGCGGCACGGCGCAAAACGACGACGTGTATTTTCAGACGCGCGAGCTAACCAATAAATTTTACGACGCGCTTCCGGACATCGTCGCGGAGTATATGAGCGAAATTTCAAAGATCACGGGGCGATCGTACGCGCCTTTCGTCTATTACGGCGCTAGCGACGCGCAACGCGTGATCGTCTCGATGGGCTCGGTCAATCAAGCCCTTGAAGAGGTGGTCGATCATCTAAACGCGAAGGGTGAGAAGGTAGGCGTGCTAAAAGTGCATCTATACAGGCCTTTCAGCCTCAAATATCTCTTCGCCGCGATGCCTAAAAGCGTGCGCAAAATCGCCGTGCTCGACCGCACGAAGGAGCCCGGCAGCCTCGGCGAGCCGCTGTATCTGGACATAAAAGCCGCATTTTACGGGCGCGAGGACGCTCCGCTCATCGTGGGCGGTCGCTACGGCCTCAGCTCCAAAGACGTTGATCCCGCGCAGCTAATCGCCGTGTATGAAAATTTAAATGCGAACGAGCCTAAAAATGGCTTTACGATCGGCATCGACGACGACGTGACGCATCTATCCCTTCCTGTGGGGGATAAAATTTCGCTCGGCTACGAGGATGAGACCGAGTGCTTATTTTACGGTCTGGGCGCGGACGGCACCGTGGGCGCGAATAAAAATTCCGTCAAAATCATCGGCGATAAAACAGATCTTTATGCGCAGGCGTATTTCGCCTACGACAGCAAAAAATCCGGCGGCTACACGCGCTCGCACCTGCGCTTCGGCAAAAGGCCGATCCGCTCGACCTATCTCGTCTCAAATCCGCATTTCGTTGCTTGCTCGGTCGCTGCGTATCTGGACATCTACGACGTCATCGGGGGCATCCGCGAGGGAGGGACCTTTCTTTTAAATTCCATCTGGGATGCCGAGCAGACGGCGGCAAAGCTTCCGAATAAGGTTAAAAAAATTCTAGCTGCCAGACGGGTAAAATTTTACATCCTAAATGCCACCAAGCTAGCACGCGAGATAGGGCTCGGAGGCCGCACTAATACAATTATGCAATCGGCGTTTTTCAAGCTTAGCGGCATCATCCCGTTTGAGCAGGCGCAAAGCTATATGAAGGAATACGCCAAGAAAACCTACGCCAAAAAGGGCGAGGCGATCGTGGCGATGAACTGCGACGCGATCGATAGGGGCGCGGACGCTTTGGTGCAGGTAGCGATCGATCCTGCGTGGGTAAATTTAAAGGACGACGCAGCGGGTGCGGACGATAAATACAAAGGCGACGAATTTATAGAAAAGATCGTAAAACCGATAAACGCAGCGCGCGGCGATAGCTTGCCGGTCTCGGCGTTTTTAGGGCACGAGGATGGCGGGTTTGACGCGGGCACGACGCGATTTGAAAAACGCGGCGTGGGCGTCACGGTGCCTAAATGGATCGAGCAAAACTGCATCCAGTGCAACCAGTGCGCCTTCGTCTGCCCGCACGCCGTAATCAGGGCGTTTTTGCTAGACGAAAAGGACGAGGCTGCCGCGCCTTTAAATTTAAAAGATCACCTACTAGAGGCCAAGGGCAAGGAGCTAAAGGGGCTAAAATATAAGATCCAAGTAAGCCCGCTTGATTGCACGGGCTGCGCGCTTTGCGCCGAAAACTGCCCGAGCAAGGAAAAATCGCTCGTCATGGTGCCGCTTGAAGAAGAACTCGAAAAAGGCGAGCAAGAAAGCGCGGACTTTTTATTCGAGCACGTAAGATACAAAGATGATTTGATGGACAGATCAAGCGTCAAGGGCGTGGGCTTTGCCCGTCCGTATTTTGAATTTCACGGCGCGTGTCCAGGCTGCGGCGAGACGCCGTACATCACGCTGATCACGCGACTTTTCGGCGATCATATGATCGTAGCCAACGCTACGGGCTGTAGCTCGATCTACGGCGGATCGGCGCCCTCGATGCCGTATCGCAAGGACGAGAACGGCCGCGGCGTCGCGTGGGCGAACTCGCTTTTTGAGGACAACGCCGAGTTTGGGCTGGGAATGAAGATCGCAAGCGAGACGCTGCGCCATAAGATCGAAGATCTAATGCTAGGCTCGCTCTCAAGCGTGCCAAACGCGCTAAAGGCGCTTTATCACGACTGGATCGAAAACAGAGACGATACGCTAAAATCCGCTCAGATCAGAGATAGGCTGGTGCCGCTACTAGAACAAAATTTGGACGCGCCCGGGGTTCGTGAAATTTTAGAGCTAAAGCAGTATCTAAACAAAAAATCGCAGTGGATCATCGGCGGCGACGGCTGGGCCTACGACATCGGCTACGGCGGCCTCGATCACGTGCTGGCTACCGGCGAGGACGTAAACGTGCTGGTACTGGATACGGAGGTTTATTCAAACACCGGCGGACAGAGCTCCAAAGCTAGCCGTCGCGGCTCGATCGCGCAATTTACCGCAGGTGGCAAGGCGGTGCAGAAAAAAGACCTCGGCCAGATCGCGATGACCTACGGCAACATCTTTGTCGCGCAGGTAAATTCCAATGCAAACCAAGCCGCGACGCTAAAGGCGATCATGGCGGCGGAGGCCTACCCGGGACCTAGTCTCATTATCGCGTATTCGCCGTGTATCGCGCACGGCATCAAAGGCGGCATGGGCAGCTCCGGCGATCAAGCCGAGCTTGCGAGCAAATGCGGCTATTGGCCGACCTACACCTTCGATCCGCGACTAGCAGCGGAGGGCAAAAATCCGCTTAAAATTTCATCCAAAGAGCCGGACTGGAGCCTTTATGAGGAATTTTTGCTAAACGAAGTGCGCTACAACGCGCTTAAAAAGATTGACCCGGAGCACGCGGGCAAGCTTTATGAAGCAAACAAAGCCGACGCAATGAGACGCTACCGCCAGCTAAAACGGCTTGCAAATGCCGATTTCGGCGATGAGGTTGCCTCTGCGGGCGCCGCGAGCGAGAATGCTTAA